The Punica granatum isolate Tunisia-2019 chromosome 4, ASM765513v2, whole genome shotgun sequence sequence ATTGTCATAACATATGTATAGTTAActcaataaaatttatttttggtatTTCATAACGAACTAGCGAATTCGTGTCTAGGATATCTCTTAAAAAGGAATTCGTGTCTAGGATGCTCCGAAGTTGGTGGACATaatcttaattaattcaataatcTAACGGGCGGCAACCGTTACCCAAATGGGAAATATGTCTCCACCATTACGTACCTACAATGAAACTTGTCGGCTTGTTCACTTACATCCTCAAATACTTTTAATAACCGTTTTTAGGGTAAAAAGATAGGGCCGAAATCGTTAAACGTTTTACTAACAAAATCTATGTGTGTAGCATAATGAATAATCGCAAGATTCACTAACAAAGACAGATTATATGTAAATAACTAATTATCTTGTCTACATAAAAAAGTATTTGCAAGTCCACTAATGCctaatataattattgtagtaatttttcttataagGAAGACCCATAAACCTAACTAATAAGCACGAGAAAATAATAGAGAAAAAGATTTCGATGGAAGACCTTTTAATTCCAAATCAAAATATTGGATCATTTAAACAAACATATTTACAACCATTTTTTACACAAACATATTTGGAGTTActtattattgttttcttcACAGTTTTTTTTCATGAGTTGACAAAATCGCCCTTCATAAGCAATTGATCTTCAAAGTGAAGCATCAATTTTGTCTCGTGTTGTGTCTGTGTGGAATCAATCAGAAGCCAAAACACCGTTTcttgcttttaaatttctccATTACGGTTACAATAGCCAAACGAGAATCATGCTGCATCTCTTAGTAATTTTTGATGGATGGTTCATGTGAACATCTCTGTATATATTGCATAATTTGATAAACCTAGTGATTTATCATCGTGCTTACGTTTACGGCAATAAATTAAAGCTTTTCACGTCCTATAAATATTGCCCGACTTTTATGTCTGCCATTTGAATGTTTAGATACGTCGGTGAATCATATGGTAATTATTGTACCATTCAAACTGGCTCGTCCCGGTCCTTCTTGAGGCATACTTTTCGAGTCCGAATCCTTGACCTCGAATCACTGCCACTGATTGTTGTCCGCGATTAACCGACAAAAATATCTCCAATGACGTTGTTTTTTCAAACCATTATATACTTTCAGTGAGTCTCAAAAATCTCAAACTACAGGTAAAATTCATCCATTGATGACTTTATTTGACTCTAGGTCACATTCTCGTGATGCTAAAGCTACTTTTATatcaaaatattgaaaaataatcgCATGGAGCTGGTCAATGCAAGAAATTGTTCGAACGAACATTACGGTTTGCTCTCGAGGCAGTGAAGGTTCACATAGGAATCCAAGAATAAAAACTTTGCCTTGGATTTTTTGCCAATCCGAGGAATTATcgttaaattagaaaaagtttCAGATAAAACGTATCAAGTGAAGATGTCCTCTCAtcaattcataaaaaatttatcgAAATTACTCCCAGTGAACCAAACCCAGAAAAGATCGAGAAGTTCGTGAAATTTATCGTAAAAAGTTAAATGTAAGAACAGATTCGAAGCAAGACGCTGTCCAGGAAGTAGTAACTGTCCATAGCCTGCATgcatttattgaaaaataaagaggCAGTAAGCGGGGTCAAAATGTGGAAGTCAAAAGTATTACATGTTAATTTTTGCTCTAATAACTGATACAGTGATTTCTGATTGTTTCAGTGGGTTCGGGTAGATCCAAAAACTAACATTAAGATATTCGATGGAATAGTATCAATTTCGGTGAATTTAGCGATAAAGGTATCGGTCCAATCTGGTTCGGTTCAAAGACATGGTACTCGAGACACTACCAAATGCCCTGCAAAAACATAAAAGGAATCCATACACTAAGTGCGACCCTCTACAGTCATTCGCAATTGAAGAAGGTGGCCAATTTACTCATGCCCTAACTAGGGACCCGTTACGATAATCTTACAATCATGCCATCGATCAGTCTATCTTCcacatatatgatatgatatcaTATGATCATCTTTCActcgcgcgcgcgcgcgcgcgcaaAAGGGTTAATACTGAGAGTTATCAAACACCCAAGGTTCATGCAAGAAGAGCTCCCGTCCATTCATCTGAACAGTTCCCGCAGCTATATCCTCCGTTCGTTTTCTGGCAGCTTCGGCTTTTCTTGCAGATGCATCAGCATCCTGTGTGAATAAACAGACCGCATTGTCATGTCAATGTGAGTCAAGTTTCTTCAGTCAGAAAGTGCATGGGCTAATTCATCAATTGAAGGATCTGTTCCCATATTTTAATGAGTTAGAGAATGCCTTGATGTGGATGTGGCCAAGAAGGGTGAAGCAAACAATAGAATCCAGAAGGTGACACCTTTAAGAGCAGAAACATCGGATCTAACAATGATAGGACTCAGAAGATTACGTCTATCAAATTTGAACTAGAGATCAGGGCAACGACATGTATCAGTGAAATAGTAAGATTAAACATGGAATGAGCGATGCATTTAGCTGATACCGGACGCATCTAAGGGCAAATCAAACACCTAAGAGCAAAAGCATCAATGAGATCCGAAACCGAGCATAAGACATTGGCAATGCCGAAGAAATTCTCTtgatttcctttcttttttctcctgTGTATCCTGAAGGGCCAACTTCCATGCTCTGTCTAATCCAATAACGCTGTCAAGTATCTAGTTGTATATTACAGCAACCTGAAAGAACAAGCTTAACTATCTTAAAATGGTGATCTAAAAGTTTCTGTACATCACTTAAGTTGCACGTTTCCTCCATCCAAAAGGCCTTACAAGTTGCCCCAGTGAAAGTTTAGTTGACCCACAGTTATGTGCTTTTAAGGGAGCATGCTTTCAAATATAAGCAACTAGCGTAATTCCTGTTTCCGATATTTGCTTGACCTGCTCTAACCTCTGAAAGTTGTCTAGATCGAGCATCAACATCTAGTCTGTTCCATCAATCGTGCGGACTGCCAATCAACTAATATATGCTCCCTTTTAGCAATGCAAGGCCATGAATGCAGGATGAAAACCGAGTATTTTTCCctcattctccttctcccaCATATTCCCTTGTTATGGCATATCGAGATCTTCATATCATGCACGATTAGAAGTCATCATAACCAGATGAAAGGACACTGGCAGCCCAAACTACGAGTCTATATGACAAGCTAAGCTTGTATTTCGTCTGGCAGAGAACCATCCTTCCCTTCACCGACAGTGTCTCCTTCGCCAAAAACTCAATACCCCGATTCAGCTTACGGGACAAGATTATAACTTTTTTCCTATCTCCAGTAATCCATTTCATGAATTCATCGAAACAGTCAAAAATTCACACCATAGTCCACCAAAAATGAAAGCTTTTGACTCTAACGAAAGAATACCCAAGTCAAAAAATTGAACCTTTCGGCGTTTCCAGGAGAGGAACTGGGCCTCTGTCATGGGATTCGGCTTAGGTTGATCCTTCTGGTCGCCTGCTTCTGCACCCATTTGATTTCTCTTCTCTGCAAAGCTCGGAAAGTCCACCGAAACGTGAAGTTGATTCAATCTGATTCGGCTACGAAAGAGGAAGAGAACTCCGATAGGGTTCTCCTTCAGGTTGATGGTGCCGGTACCGGTGCCGGTGGATTCGACAATCTTCGCGATTGATTGCAAAAAACTCCTCTAAGAAATCAGTTCTGATTAAGTGCCCTTCCAATTTAACATATTTGTAAGAAAGCCCCAGAATGATTTGTTTGAAGTCTCGCTCATGTGGGCTTGGATTGGGCCTGCTATCATTTCAAGGAGCAAAATTTTCATACTAGTCGACAAGCATGCGTAGTGTAGAAATTTGtcattgtaaataaaaaaaacgaTTTAATAATCTCtgattttttagattttttccATCATTATTGGTCAAGTTTTATTCATTGAGAAAGCAATACGGGAAGAAGAGTTGATATGAAAGAAGATAATGGTTAGATACTTCTTacgcattttttttcaatctttagaatcacttatcaaaaaagattttctttataatttttatacaaaatTATAGTATAATTCGGAAGATTGTATCAAACATATTGCTTAGACCTTACACCTTCTTTTATAATATAGATACcttaatatattaatgaaCTATGATATGTTAGTACAATATTATGCCAAGTGTTCTTCATCGACTAGTTAGCATATCAATAGCCACTTGATGCAATGCTTCATTTGTCCTATGTGCTATGATTCGATGTTTCGCCTTAGCTTTTAATATTTAGATgaatagatagatatatagatttgtCTGATATGTCCTTTAAGTAAATGCAataatgatttttaatttttttctttttttaagtttttcttGGCCAATTGATttgactttaatttcttttatcatttcttGTTTTGATGAATCAAATAGTTAGATCGGTAATTCCATCTTTTAGTAGCTGTTGAACTTCTTgagtttaattaaataattaacagTTTCGAGTGATTCAAACTGTGATAAATTGATATTtgataattcatataatttctGACATCTTATGACGTAAAGTTCTTCCTTAGATAAGTTAGCAGTTAGCAGAgaatcattgaaaaaaaaaatagtgcaATTATTAGGCTCGTAAAACTattgttgtttttttattttattcaatcATTGCGAGAATGATATTATAAGTAAGGTCTTAGTCCAACTTTATCCTAGCATTGTTTTTTTGGTATTTTTCGTGCACTACGTTTGCTCGCAAATCGCAATCGTCAACATCGTTTTTCGTTTTTCATTTGCCGACGATACGGGACATAGATCTGAATGCTTATATTGACTACAATAGTCCTATCCAAAATGATTACGCATAGAACTTTTATTATATACACCAGCCCAAATCATTGAGTTTAGAGAAATAGAATGGGGAAGAAAAGAATTCCATTCCCACATTGCTCCAATGCAAAAATCTGAAGCCATATGTTAGACAAATTTTAACTGACATATCATCCCACATTTTCCTTTTGGCGCCCCCATGACCATACCTCATTACGGTGAAAATTTTAAGATGCCACGACCGTCTAAATTAAAACATTAATCGTGTTAGATAATAGATACGgtatgatttatatatttcttactcAATACTCTCCATCACGTGTGAACTAAATTAGTTTTGAAGGCTCATCGcgtgaaattaattaaatgaggAGCAAACGTGCTCtaatattatatgaaattttcatttagcTTATAagcaattaataaatatataaatcatatCTAATAaggttaattttttaaattagacaGTCATGACATCTTAAATTTctcacatggtatcagagttaGGCCCAATCCCTATGCTAACGTGCTAATTATATGACACTTTGCATCTACGCACTCATGCTATGCATCTCTTTACGTGCCACTGCACTTGCTAGCGTGTTGACTTCATCCCGGCTTTGAATTTACGCTACGTATGAGAATGAGAGCGGGTGTCCAGGATCCTAAAATCTCACATTGAAATATTACCGATGAATTTATAACGAGACTTGGGTTTCGCATCGTATCAACTTGAACTTTAAAGATACATACAGACCTAATCTCTTATAGGCtcattgaaaatttaagaatTATATCCTTTAATATTAGAGCACCACAATAATAGTCATTATtcgatacatatatattcccACTTCACAGGGAATTTGTTAATTTCAACGAGAGTGTTCTATAATAGTTTTCTGGacaatttccttatttctcTTAATCAATCATCCCTTAGAAATCCTATGCTTAATGTACAcataaattttgttaattacccaataatgaatttaaaatttacaaAGTGTCCTCCAATCAATGTTTTCCTTTGAACATCCAACATCTTGCTCAATGAAATATATTCATTCAATTGAATATCTCTATATATtctcatgaaaaaaaaagtatgtattTTCTATGAATATCtctatatattcataaaatatCTATTAGAAATATTACGAAGTCATCA is a genomic window containing:
- the LOC116202328 gene encoding zinc finger CCCH domain-containing protein 15 homolog, yielding MGAEAGDQKDQPKPNPMTEAQFLSWKRRKDADASARKAEAARKRTEDIAAGTVQMNGRELFLHEPWVFDNSQY